The Mucilaginibacter terrae region CCTCCGGGCTTCCTCATTTTTGGTATTGGTATAGCCACCGTGGCAGCCGTTATTGCCAGCCAGGCTTTAATATCAGGCTCCTATACGTTAATATCTGAGGCCGTGAGACTTAACTTGTGGCCTAAGGTAAAAATCAACTACCCATCTGAGCAAAAAGGCCAGTTATATGTACCCAGCATTAACTGGATCATGTGTGCCGGCTGTATTGGTGTGGTTTGGCTGTTTAAAGAATCGGCCAAAATGGAAGCAGCTTACGGTTTAAGTATAACTGTTGCCATGTTAATGACCACTATACTGGTTTCAAAATTCCTTAAACGCCGTAAGGTACCAACGTATTTGATATGGTTGTTTTTGGCCGTTTACTTTTTGGTTGAAGGCATTTTCTTATACGGTAACCTCAAGAAATTTGTTGATGGTGGCTGGTTTACGTTAAGCATTGGCCTGTTACTGTTTGGGGTGATGTGGAGCTGGCATACCGCGCGCCGTATACGTAACCGTTATGTGAAGTTTGTAGAGGTAGAAGATTACTACGAGATACTAAAAGAGCTTAGCGATGATGATAGTGTGCCTAAATATGCCTCACAACTGGTATATCTTACCAGTGCTAACTTTAACTCCGAGCTTGAATCGAAAATTATTTACTCTATATTACAAAAGCAACCCAAACGGGCCGATGTGTATTGGCTGGTGCATGTTGACGTAATGGACGAACCTTATACCCGTGACTATGAGGTTGACTTTTTGGTGCCTAACAAGGTTATCCGTATCGACTTTAAACTGGGTTTCCGTGTGGAGCAGCAAATTAACCTCTTGTTTCGTAAGGTTGTAGAAGACCTGGTTAAAAAGGGCGAGGTTGATATTACCAGTAAATATACATCACTTAATAAGCGCAAAATTGTGGGCGATTTCCGCTTTGTGGTAATTGAGAAAGTGCTGTCGCGTTCGCACAGCCTATCTTTTTATGAACGGGTAATTATGGTGGTATACAATCAGCTTAAAAAGGTAAGTATATCCGAAGAGCGGGGTTTTGGTTTGGATCTGAGCTTTGTAACGGTTGAAAAAGTACCCCTCATGCTGGCCGACCCTGAAAGTGTAGAGATAAACCGGGTGGTGTAAGGTTATCAAATTTCATTATTGTCATTTCGAACGATAGAGAGAAATCTTATACGCGCGATTGAAGCGATGTTTAAGATTTTTCGTTACCATCCGAAATGGCATTTTTTGTATTTATATATCTCATATTCGTGAAATTCGAGAGAGTTCGCTTTTAAGATAAGCACAAATATTGTGTCTGTTTATTTGCGCTTTAAAAGCCCTTTGCTCATACCCTGCGAATGCATAAAAGGGCGGTTATCCATAAAAGTGATCCATATAATGGTACTAATGGTTCCAATGATCGATCCCGCTGTTACATCCTCAAAAAAGTGCTGGCTTAAATACATGCGCGAGTACGCTACTGCCATAGCCATCAGTAAAAAAATAAAGCCCCAGCGTTTATTTACTGCCAGGTAGGAGAGTACCACCGCTGCCGAAAATGCCGAAACGGTGTGACCTGATGGAAAGCTGTTGTTGTGCAGTAAGGATATGCCTTTTACAAAATGAATTTCAGCAAGCTCTTTTTCAAAATAAACCACCGGGCGGGGAGCTTTAACAATATGTTTGACAATTTGAACGGTAATTCCGCTCACCGCAAAACTGGTTATCACCAGCAGCGTTTTACGATAGCTGAATAACAACATAACGAGTGTTACCGCAACCACCATATATCCTTCGCCAAAATCGGTAATGTAGGGAAACATCCAATCGCCCCAGTTACTGTGGCGGGTATTTACAGCAAAATAGATGGCTTCGCGGGTGTAGGAAAGCTTTATAATTAAACATGCGATCAGAACGATCAGGTACGGAATAAAAAACAGGCGGATGTGATGTAAAACGTCGGTTATGCGGGTATTCATGTTACAAATTAAGGTACAATATCTGTATAAACGTTAAAAAATGGTTATGTTTGGTACTGCTAAACGATTAAATATTTCAAATGTCGAAAAGTGTATTTCGAAAAAAGTCTCTTGAACGTATCCTGTCTGATGTAAAAAGTGGTTTTAGCGACAGCGAACACTCAGGAGGTACTCATCTCAAAAAAGAATTACTTACCAAAGATTTAACCCTGATGGGTATAGCCGCCGTAGTTGGTGCGGGTATATTCTCAACCATAGGCGAGGCCTCATTTCATGGCGGCCCGGGGGTTTCTATACTTTTTGTACTTACGGCTATAACCTGTGGTTTTTCGGCCATGTGCTATGCCGAATTTGCTTCGCGTATACCAGTAGCCGGCAGTGCTTATACCTACGCTTATGCTTCATTTGGTGAGTTGATAGCCTGGATAATAGGCTGGGATTTGCTCATGGAGTACGCCATTGGCAACATTGCGGTGGCTATATCATGGAGCGGTTATTTTGTAAACCTGCTCGAAGGGTTTAATATCCACATGCCCCAATATTTAACTATGGATTACTTTTCGGCATTTAAAGCACACGAAAAGATTCAGGAGTTAACAGCTTCGGGTAAACTATCAGAAATTACCGATCAGATCAAAAGTGCAGCCTTAGCCTGGACAACAGCCCCATCAGTAGGGGGAATTAAAATTATTGCCAATATACCTGCATTAATTATTGTAGTGCTTATTACTTACCTGGTTTATGTAGGCATACGCGAAACCAAACGTGTAACCAATGCCATGGTAATGCTCAAAATAGGCGTGGTAATAGCCGTTATTTTGCTGGGTGCATTTTATATAACGCCTGCAAACTGGCATCCGTTTATGCCTAATGGCTTTAAAGGTGTAATGAAGGGTGTATCGGGCGTATTTTTTGCTTACATAGGTTTTGATGCTATATCAACCACGGCCGAAGAATGTAAAGACCCGCAGCGCGACTTACCTAAAGGTATGATATACTCGCTTATCATCTGTACCATCTTATATGTGCTTATTGCACTGGTGCTAACCGGTATGGTAAGCTACAAAGACCTCCGCGTGGGCGACCCTCTTGCTTTTGTATTTGCCAAAGTTGGATTGCATAAAATAAGTTATGTAATATCGGTAAGCGCTGTTATTGCTACGGCCAGTGTGTTGCTTATATTCCAAATGGGGCAGCCCCGTATTTGGATGAGCATGAGCCGCGACGGTTTGTTGCCTAAGGCATTTTCGCGTATTCACCCCAAATATCAAACACCCTCGTTTGCTACAATTATAACCGGTATTGTGGTAGCAATACCCGCCTTGTTTATGAACCTTACCGAGGTGACCGATTTAACCAGTATTGGTACGCTGTTTGCCTTTGTGCTGGTTTGCGGTGGCGTACTTTTATTGCCAAAAAACGAAGCAGAAGCAGGCAGGTTCCGTATACCTTATATCAATTCAAAATGGATCGTACCGGCGTTGTTTATTGCAGGTATGGTATTTTTCTGGAAACCAATGGTTGCACTATTTCAATCAGAAAATGTGCATGAGGAGTTCCCGTTCGCCTTGTTTTTACTTTTATCTACCGCGCTAACAGTGCTTGCATTCGTAAAAAATTTATCGCTAATACCTGTGCTCGGCCTGTTAAGTTGCTTTTACTTGATGACCGAATTAGGTTATACCAACTGGCTGCGCTTTTTGGGATGGCTGGTTATAGGCCTCGTTATTTATTTTTCGTACAGCTACAACAACAGCAGGTTAGGTAAAGAACCTGAAGTAGTAAAATATAAATAATTAAAATTGGATAACAGCTGAAGCAAACAATTTTTAGTTTTTGGCATTTTAAAGGTTAAATAACATCATTAAAGTGATTTTTGCCCTGATGATTAACATATTAATTTGTTCTTTGATGGGTCTGTTAAAATATATCTTTGGTGGTGTTAACTGATAGAGTCCAGAAACTATCCAAAAAACGGGGCGTATCTGAAAAGCCATACGAGTAGGAGATCTAAACTTATTTTAAATTATGAATTGGTATTTTACCGTACTACAAAAGTACGCTCAATTTAGTGGCCGTGCGCGCCGTAAAGAGTATTGGATGTTTGCGCTAATTAATATAATAGCATCATTTATTATAGGCTTTATAACCGGCCTTATTAATTTTCCGGCCTTGTACTACATTTACAGCATTGCAATTTTACTACCCTCAATAGCTGTAGGTGTACGCCGCATGCATGATGTTGGTAAAAGCGGTTGGTTTTTATTGATACCTATC contains the following coding sequences:
- a CDS encoding KUP/HAK/KT family potassium transporter, which encodes MSSHHKDLQKLTAAGLLISLGIIYGDIGTSPLYVFKAIIGEGNRIREDVVLGGVSLIFWTLTLQTTIKYVIITLQADNKGEGGIFSLFSLVRRRAKWLIVPAILGGCALLADGIITPPITISSAIEGLHAKYPNVPTMQVVMIIIAGLFFIQQFGTSLVGKAFGPIMFLWFTMMGVLGIMYIVQMPSIIKALNPYYAVHLLTSVNHVVAFSVLGAVFLCTTGAEALYSDLGHCGRSNIRVSWIYVKTCLILNYLGQAVWLMQRSGQEINLNIQNPFYQIMPPGFLIFGIGIATVAAVIASQALISGSYTLISEAVRLNLWPKVKINYPSEQKGQLYVPSINWIMCAGCIGVVWLFKESAKMEAAYGLSITVAMLMTTILVSKFLKRRKVPTYLIWLFLAVYFLVEGIFLYGNLKKFVDGGWFTLSIGLLLFGVMWSWHTARRIRNRYVKFVEVEDYYEILKELSDDDSVPKYASQLVYLTSANFNSELESKIIYSILQKQPKRADVYWLVHVDVMDEPYTRDYEVDFLVPNKVIRIDFKLGFRVEQQINLLFRKVVEDLVKKGEVDITSKYTSLNKRKIVGDFRFVVIEKVLSRSHSLSFYERVIMVVYNQLKKVSISEERGFGLDLSFVTVEKVPLMLADPESVEINRVV
- a CDS encoding phosphatase PAP2 family protein, which encodes MNTRITDVLHHIRLFFIPYLIVLIACLIIKLSYTREAIYFAVNTRHSNWGDWMFPYITDFGEGYMVVAVTLVMLLFSYRKTLLVITSFAVSGITVQIVKHIVKAPRPVVYFEKELAEIHFVKGISLLHNNSFPSGHTVSAFSAAVVLSYLAVNKRWGFIFLLMAMAVAYSRMYLSQHFFEDVTAGSIIGTISTIIWITFMDNRPFMHSQGMSKGLLKRK
- a CDS encoding amino acid permease, whose amino-acid sequence is MSKSVFRKKSLERILSDVKSGFSDSEHSGGTHLKKELLTKDLTLMGIAAVVGAGIFSTIGEASFHGGPGVSILFVLTAITCGFSAMCYAEFASRIPVAGSAYTYAYASFGELIAWIIGWDLLMEYAIGNIAVAISWSGYFVNLLEGFNIHMPQYLTMDYFSAFKAHEKIQELTASGKLSEITDQIKSAALAWTTAPSVGGIKIIANIPALIIVVLITYLVYVGIRETKRVTNAMVMLKIGVVIAVILLGAFYITPANWHPFMPNGFKGVMKGVSGVFFAYIGFDAISTTAEECKDPQRDLPKGMIYSLIICTILYVLIALVLTGMVSYKDLRVGDPLAFVFAKVGLHKISYVISVSAVIATASVLLIFQMGQPRIWMSMSRDGLLPKAFSRIHPKYQTPSFATIITGIVVAIPALFMNLTEVTDLTSIGTLFAFVLVCGGVLLLPKNEAEAGRFRIPYINSKWIVPALFIAGMVFFWKPMVALFQSENVHEEFPFALFLLLSTALTVLAFVKNLSLIPVLGLLSCFYLMTELGYTNWLRFLGWLVIGLVIYFSYSYNNSRLGKEPEVVKYK
- a CDS encoding DUF805 domain-containing protein, which gives rise to MNWYFTVLQKYAQFSGRARRKEYWMFALINIIASFIIGFITGLINFPALYYIYSIAILLPSIAVGVRRMHDVGKSGWFLLIPIYNLILACTPGEMGPNEYGEDPKNNTIFGAQDYEKPFDINA